In the genome of Candidatus Zixiibacteriota bacterium, one region contains:
- a CDS encoding NUDIX domain-containing protein yields MKERRNIGIESPGVSVAVIKKDPDGWKFLLLKRGPGESYGGFWGFVTGGRRGNETIAQCVKRELVEETRLAPLSMWATEYVIQFYEPENDKIWILPQIVAIVDEGAEVVLSEENVEHRWLLPNKAKHLVSWKNVVRAIDDISEELAIFPARNWVEIHA; encoded by the coding sequence TTGAAAGAGCGAAGAAACATCGGAATCGAATCACCGGGTGTGAGCGTTGCGGTCATCAAGAAAGACCCTGACGGATGGAAGTTTTTGCTCCTCAAGCGGGGTCCGGGTGAATCTTATGGAGGATTCTGGGGATTTGTTACTGGTGGCAGGAGGGGAAATGAAACGATCGCTCAATGCGTCAAACGTGAGTTGGTGGAAGAAACCAGACTTGCTCCCCTAAGCATGTGGGCGACCGAGTATGTTATTCAATTCTATGAGCCGGAGAATGACAAGATATGGATCCTGCCTCAAATCGTGGCAATAGTGGATGAAGGCGCCGAAGTTGTCTTGTCCGAAGAGAATGTCGAACATAGGTGGCTTCTTCCTAATAAGGCTAAACACCTGGTCAGTTGGAAGAACGTGGTCCGTGCCATTGATGATATTTCCGAAGAACTGGCGATTTTTCCAGCCCGTAACTGGGTTGAGATTCACGCTTGA
- a CDS encoding aspartate 1-decarboxylase → MLITVCKSKIHRATVTEANLDYVGSITIDSDLIRAADLIPYEKVQVANISNGERFETYVIEGKAGSGTITLNGAAARKGSVGDLVIIIAYGHMDRAEAADFKPAIVHVDDKNRQALS, encoded by the coding sequence ATGCTTATAACTGTTTGTAAATCAAAGATTCATAGAGCCACTGTAACCGAGGCCAATCTCGATTATGTTGGTTCAATAACAATCGACTCCGATTTGATCCGCGCCGCTGATCTTATCCCGTATGAGAAAGTCCAGGTGGCCAACATCTCCAATGGTGAACGGTTCGAGACGTATGTCATTGAGGGCAAGGCAGGCAGTGGAACAATCACTTTAAACGGCGCCGCCGCTCGTAAGGGATCAGTCGGTGACCTGGTTATCATCATCGCCTACGGTCACATGGATCGTGCGGAGGCGGCTGATTTCAAACCGGCTATCGTTCATGTTGATGATAAAAATAGACAAGCTCTGTCATAA
- a CDS encoding NTP transferase domain-containing protein: protein MPDKKAAIILAAGQGKRMKSDLPKVLHKIDGRPMITILMDTLTSMDFDRIVIVIGHKGELIKQALTDYQVDFVWQREQLGTGHAVQMTSDLMADFDGTTLVAAGDVPFLSSQSINQLFELHSHVGASATCLSAVLEDATGYGRIVREGDSDTLLEIIEHKDASPEVLTINEINSGTFCFDNRALFVALKDVGCSNAQGEYYLTDTVKIMRNNGLRVAVIACKNADEVRGVNSIEQLGELERKFLSK, encoded by the coding sequence ATGCCTGACAAAAAAGCGGCTATAATCCTTGCTGCCGGACAGGGCAAGCGAATGAAATCTGACCTGCCCAAAGTTCTGCACAAAATCGACGGTCGTCCGATGATTACCATCCTTATGGACACCCTGACTTCGATGGACTTCGACCGAATTGTGATCGTGATCGGTCACAAGGGAGAATTGATCAAGCAGGCGCTTACCGATTATCAGGTTGACTTTGTCTGGCAACGTGAACAGTTGGGGACTGGCCATGCTGTCCAAATGACATCTGATCTTATGGCCGATTTTGATGGAACGACTCTTGTCGCAGCCGGTGATGTGCCATTTCTCTCCAGTCAATCAATAAATCAACTGTTTGAATTGCACAGCCACGTTGGTGCTTCCGCCACTTGTCTTTCAGCTGTACTCGAAGACGCTACCGGCTATGGGCGGATCGTTCGCGAGGGAGATTCAGACACCTTGCTGGAAATTATCGAACACAAGGATGCTTCGCCGGAAGTACTGACAATAAATGAGATAAATAGCGGAACATTCTGTTTTGACAACCGGGCACTGTTCGTCGCTTTGAAGGATGTTGGTTGCTCCAACGCCCAAGGGGAATACTACCTGACCGACACGGTGAAGATTATGCGTAACAATGGCTTACGGGTAGCAGTGATTGCTTGTAAAAACGCTGATGAAGTACGAGGTGTCAACTCGATCGAGCAACTGGGGGAACTGGAGCGAAAATTCCTATCGAAATAG